The nucleotide window AATTCACCTGTTTGGGTCAATACGGTAGCTGCTTCTAAAACATCGCTAATTTCACCGCCATATGCCCCCGCATTCATATGTAGTGCACCGCCAATAGATCCGGGAATACCGCAAGCGAATTCGAGACCACTTAGGCTCTCGTCAAGGGCGAATTTTGCTGTATCAATAAGTTTGGCGCCACTCATTGCGATAATCTGCGTATTGTTTCTTTCAATTGTTTGTAGTAAATCAAGATGTAGTATAACGCCGCGAATTCCGCCGTCTTTGATAATGAGGTTAGATCCGTTTCCAAGAATAGTTAACGGAATCTTATTTTGGTGGCAGTATGACACTACTTCTTGGGTTTCTTCTATTGTCTTTGGCATAACGAAAATGTCAGCCATGCCCCCTGTTTTCGTATACGTATAGTTAGATAACGGTTCATTTAATTTAATCGTTATATGTGGAAACTGTGCTTGTAAGTTATTCATTATTTATTTCAAACCTTTCATGGTTGTAGTTTAAAAATCACTTTCTTTATTTTATCATGGAACCGCGCTTTTACAAAGAATTCCAGAGTTTTTTTATCAAAATAGGAATATTTAAGTATATTTTAGGGTAATTGGATGATATGTTCTTGAGTATTAAAATCAAAAATGTTATGATATAGAACATACATTCGATTAAAGGGAAAGGGATGAAAAAATGATTCGTTTTGATAATGTATCAAAAAAATATGGCGATGATAAGACCGCTGTAAACAACGTGACTTTAGACATTAAAGACGGCGAGTTCTTTGTTTTCATCGGACCGAGTGGTTGCGGGAAAACAACAACATTAAAAATGATTAATCGCTTGATTCCACTTACAACTGGGACCATTTATATTAATGAGAAGCGAATTAGTGATTACGATATTCACGAACTTCGCTGGGATATCGGCTATGTATTACAACAAATTGCACTCTTTCCTCATATGACAATTGAAGAAAATATTGCGATTGTTCCAGAATTAAAGAAATGGAGCAAAGAAAAAATTCACGATCGAATTACGGAATTATTAGATAGTGTTGGGCTCGATCCTGAAAGCTACCGTAATCGTAAACCAGCAGAGCTCTCTGGCGGTGAACAGCAACGGGTTGGCGTCGTTCGTGCACTTGCAGCAGATCCAGGAATTATTCTGATGGATGAGCCTTTTAGTGCGCTTGACCCTATCTCTCGTCAACGTTTACAGCAAGATATTTCCGCCCTTCAAAAGAAAATTAAGAAAACAATTGTGTTTGTTACGCATGATATGCAAGAAGCATTAGCGCTTGGGGACCGGATTTGTGTGATGCAAGGTGGAGAAATCGTTCAAGTTGCAACCCCACAAGAAATTATCAAAAATCCAGAAAATGATTTTGTAAAAGATTTCTTAGCATCCGGCCATGCTTTCAATACACCAATTTTAGAAGGAAGTTTTACTGTAAATGATTTGATTGAGGCTGATTTGTTCTATGCTTATCAAGCTAGTGATGGTACGCTAGGGATTTCTTCCAAAGAACCTGTCGAAAATCTCGTGCGTCGCATTGCTGAAGAACAATCTATTCCTGTCACAGATGAAATGGGTAACTTTATCGGTACGATTGCAAATAGGCATGTGATGCAATTTTTAGCGCGTCATCTGGAAAGTACGGGTGAGCTTGTATGAATACACTATTAGATACATTTGCCGTCCGTAAAGATGAACTATTCACCGCTTTAGTACAGCATATTCAGATTTCCTTTGTGTCGCTTTTTATTGCCGTATTAATTGCTTTACCACTAGGCATTTACTTAACAAGACATAAGCGGCTTGCTGAACCAATTATTCAAGTAGCTGCCATTTTCCAAACGATTCCTTCTCTTGCCTTACTTGGGTTATTAATTCCCCTTGTTGGTATTGGGATAGTTCCAGCGATTATTGCACTAGTTATTTATGCCCTCTTGCCTATTTTAAGGAATACATATACTGGGATAAAAGAAGTTGATCCGGCTCTTGTCGAAGCTTCACGCGCAATGGGAATGAACAAATGGAAACGATTATACAAAGTGCAATTACCCCTTGCAATGCCCGTAATAATGGCTGGTATTCGTACCGCGATGGTATTAATTATCGGTACTGCAACACTCGCTGCATTAATTGGTGCCGGCGGACTTGGGGACTTGATTTTACTTGGGATTGACCGCAACGATAATAGTTTAATTTTGCTTGGTGCTATTCCAGCAGCATTACTCGCTATCTTGTTTGATTTCCTATTACGTTTCCTTGAGAAAGCATCTTTTAAAAGCACGATTATTACTATTTCTGCGGGTATTTTACTCACTGCCGCAATCATCGTCGTTCCTTATTTTGCGTCCGATAAAAAAGAAATTACGATTGCTGGTAAATTAGGCGCAGAACCAGAAATCTTGATTAATATGTACAAGTTAGTTATCGAAGACGAAACCGATTTAAAAGTCAACGTGAAGCCGAATATGGGTAAAACTAGCTTCGTATTTAATGCGTTAAAATCAGGTGATATTGATATTTATCCTGAATTTACGGGGACGGTGTTAGAAACTTTCTTAAAGGAAAACGCAAAAACACATGATCCAGAGCAAGTTTACACGCAAGCACGTGATGGTGTGGCAAAAGATTTCAAGATGACTTACTTAGAACCAATGAAATACAATAATACCTATGCACTTGCCGTATCACCTGAATTTGCGAAAGAAAATAATCTGGAAAAAATATCCGATTTAGGTCCGGTATCAGATCAAGTAAAAGCTGGATTCACACTTGAATTCAAGGACCGTGCAGATGGCTATAAAGGCATTCAAGACAAATACGGACTGACATTCTCTAACCTAAAAACGATGGAACCGAAACTGCGCTATAATGCGATTAAAAATGGGGATATCAACTTGCTAGATGCTTACTCGACAGACAGTGAACTTGCGCAGTATAAATTAAAAGTGCTAGAGGATGACGAGCAACTCTTCCCTCCTTACCAAGGTGCGCCACTTATGCTGACGAAAACATTAGATAAATACCCAGAACTGAAAAAACCATTAAACAAACTTGCTGGTAAAATTACAGACGATGAAATGCGCAAAATGAACTATGAAGTCAATGTAAATGGTAAATCAGCTTATACAGTTGCAAAAGATTATCTACAAGATCAAGGTATTATCAAATAAAAAGAAAGCTAGGTGGCGTGAAAAACCACTTAGCTTTCTTTTTATTGTCTGATTAAGTTTTTAACTTTATTAACGTTCGGTTTATAGAAACGACAATGTGTTTCAAATTCTTTGTTAAATTCAGCTGCTCGTTGGGTTAAAGATTGCTCGTGATCAAGCATTAATCCTTCTTCAAGGAGCGGTGTAAGTGAAATGATTTGGTCGAAAACAAGACCGGCATTTGTATCACTTAAAACAGAAACCATTTTGCCAAGGGCTTTTTGTTTTTCTGTAGGAAGCTCTTTTTGATGAAGATGGAACCATTTTGCTAATTGTTTACGATTTTTTCGGGTTGCTTCTAAGTAGATGCTTTGAGCATAAGCGGCTTTAGCAAATGCAATCGATAAATTTTCAGCAGATTCCCAGTCTTCTTCTAAAATCTCGCCTTGCATTTTGATTTTTTGGTTGAGCAAAGTAATATCTTCTTGATAAATATCCATTTTGTGTTGTTGCTGTTTGTAAACTTCCATCGCTAAATTAAGTTCATCGATGGTTGGCTGCATTTTTTCGCCAAAAATAGTATTATCATTTAAAATTAATTGCGTTTGTTCTATTTTTTCAGCAATAATGCTATCGCGTTCTTTAATTACGTGGGATCGTTTACCTAAGTACTCAAAATAGAAATTATACTTTTGAATGCGATTAACTACTGCTTCTGCTTGTTTCACGGTTGCTGGTTCTTCTTCGGAATTTAAGACAGTCACACCAGCTACTTTACTTAATTTAGTATAAATAATAATCGTGAAATCTTCTCCGTCCAAATGGATTTTGTACGGTAGTTTATGTTGCTGTTCTAAAAGCCTTTTATGTTGTTTTAATAGTTTATCCGTCATTGTTATTCAACACCTTTACTACGCCATTAGTATTATATAATTCAATTATATAGTATAAAGATGAAAATTTCGAGGGAAAGAAATGAGAAAATTATTTTTAATTGTTTACATAATATAATTATTGTCCCCTTACCTCTTTATAAGGTGGTTAAAGTATAGAATAACAAGTAGATATTTAAGACAGCGATGAAAATGGCGACTGTCCAAGAAATGATTTTTAACCATGTCGGGTTAACGAATTCGCCCATCTTCTGTTTATCGCTTGTAAACATGACTAACGGAATAACTGCGAATGATAATTGCATCGAAAGAATAACTTGGCTAAATATTAATAGTTCATTTATTCCGTTTGCTCCGTATAAAGCAGTGATAATAACTGCTGGGACGATTGCCAGTACACGTGTTAACAAGCGGCGAACTACTGGTTTTAAACGGATATTTAAGAAACCTTCCATAACAATTTGACCGGCTAGTGTGCCTGTTAATGTAGAGTTTTGTCCGGAAGCAAGTAAGGCTACAGCAAATATGGTGCTGGCGATGCTGCTACCAAGTGTTGGATTAAGTAATTTATAAGCATCCTCAATTCCAGCTACATTATGTTGCCCGGTAGTATAAAAGGCTGCCGCAGCTAAAATTAAAATCGATGCGTTAATTAATAAAGCGATCGTTAAGGAAAAAGTGGAATCGATAAATGAAAAACGAATTGCCTCTTTCTTTCCTTCTTTTGTCCGAGCATATTGTCTTGTTTGCACGATAGATGAATGCAAATATAGATTATGTGGCATGACTGTCGCGCCAAGAATACCTAGTGCAATATAAAGCATTGCGGGATTAGTAACGATTTCTGATTGTGGGATAAACCCTTTGGCGATGGCTTGCATGTCTGGATGGGACATCACCATTTCCGCTCCGAAGCATACTAGAATCGTAACCATTAAAGTAATAACAATTACTTCGATATAGCGGAAACCTTTATGTTGTAAAAATAGCACGAGAAAAATATCTAATGCCGTAATACAAACGCCCCAAATTAACGGAATGCCGAATAGTAAGTTAAGCGCAATCGCACTACCGATAACTTCGGCGATATCGGTGGCGATGATTGCTAGTTCAGCCAAAATCCAAAGCA belongs to Listeria swaminathanii and includes:
- a CDS encoding Nramp family divalent metal transporter; translated protein: MKKEKTERTKQSWRKAQNAPSLSEVNNSVAIPKNAKFFRKLFAFMGPGALIAVGYVDPGNWATSIAGGSEFGYTLLSVILISNILAVLLQSLASKLGIVTGRDLAQASSDHFSKPFGFVLWILAELAIIATDIAEVIGSAIALNLLFGIPLIWGVCITALDIFLVLFLQHKGFRYIEVIVITLMVTILVCFGAEMVMSHPDMQAIAKGFIPQSEIVTNPAMLYIALGILGATVMPHNLYLHSSIVQTRQYARTKEGKKEAIRFSFIDSTFSLTIALLINASILILAAAAFYTTGQHNVAGIEDAYKLLNPTLGSSIASTIFAVALLASGQNSTLTGTLAGQIVMEGFLNIRLKPVVRRLLTRVLAIVPAVIITALYGANGINELLIFSQVILSMQLSFAVIPLVMFTSDKQKMGEFVNPTWLKIISWTVAIFIAVLNIYLLFYTLTTL
- the murB gene encoding UDP-N-acetylmuramate dehydrogenase is translated as MNNLQAQFPHITIKLNEPLSNYTYTKTGGMADIFVMPKTIEETQEVVSYCHQNKIPLTILGNGSNLIIKDGGIRGVILHLDLLQTIERNNTQIIAMSGAKLIDTAKFALDESLSGLEFACGIPGSIGGALHMNAGAYGGEISDVLEAATVLTQTGELKKLQRSELKAAYRFSTIAEKNYIVLDATFSLTLDDKNTIQAKMDELTAARESKQPLEYPSCGSVFKRPPGHFAGKLIQDSGLQGHIIGGAQVSLKHAGFIVNIGGATATDYMDLIAYVQKTVREKFDVELETEVKIIGEDK
- a CDS encoding ABC transporter ATP-binding protein encodes the protein MIRFDNVSKKYGDDKTAVNNVTLDIKDGEFFVFIGPSGCGKTTTLKMINRLIPLTTGTIYINEKRISDYDIHELRWDIGYVLQQIALFPHMTIEENIAIVPELKKWSKEKIHDRITELLDSVGLDPESYRNRKPAELSGGEQQRVGVVRALAADPGIILMDEPFSALDPISRQRLQQDISALQKKIKKTIVFVTHDMQEALALGDRICVMQGGEIVQVATPQEIIKNPENDFVKDFLASGHAFNTPILEGSFTVNDLIEADLFYAYQASDGTLGISSKEPVENLVRRIAEEQSIPVTDEMGNFIGTIANRHVMQFLARHLESTGELV
- a CDS encoding ABC transporter permease/substrate-binding protein, producing the protein MNTLLDTFAVRKDELFTALVQHIQISFVSLFIAVLIALPLGIYLTRHKRLAEPIIQVAAIFQTIPSLALLGLLIPLVGIGIVPAIIALVIYALLPILRNTYTGIKEVDPALVEASRAMGMNKWKRLYKVQLPLAMPVIMAGIRTAMVLIIGTATLAALIGAGGLGDLILLGIDRNDNSLILLGAIPAALLAILFDFLLRFLEKASFKSTIITISAGILLTAAIIVVPYFASDKKEITIAGKLGAEPEILINMYKLVIEDETDLKVNVKPNMGKTSFVFNALKSGDIDIYPEFTGTVLETFLKENAKTHDPEQVYTQARDGVAKDFKMTYLEPMKYNNTYALAVSPEFAKENNLEKISDLGPVSDQVKAGFTLEFKDRADGYKGIQDKYGLTFSNLKTMEPKLRYNAIKNGDINLLDAYSTDSELAQYKLKVLEDDEQLFPPYQGAPLMLTKTLDKYPELKKPLNKLAGKITDDEMRKMNYEVNVNGKSAYTVAKDYLQDQGIIK